From one Streptomyces chromofuscus genomic stretch:
- the nagB gene encoding glucosamine-6-phosphate deaminase, with protein MEVVIVPDAEAGGELIAEAMAELLGRKPDALLGVATGSTPLPVYQALAARVRSGTVDTSRARIAQLDEYVGLPAEHPESYRSVLRREVLEPLAIEMDAFMGPDGTAEDVPAACTAYDRALAEAGGVDLQLLGIGTDGHIGFNEPCSSLASRTRIKTLTEQTRIDNARFFDGDIDQVPHHVITQGIGTILEARHLVLLATGEGKADAVAATVEGPVAAVCPASALQLHPHATVVVDEAAASKLKLADYFRHTYANKPEWQGM; from the coding sequence GTGGAAGTTGTCATCGTTCCCGACGCCGAGGCGGGCGGCGAGTTGATCGCCGAGGCCATGGCGGAGCTGCTCGGGCGCAAGCCCGACGCCCTGCTCGGCGTGGCCACCGGCTCGACGCCGCTGCCCGTCTACCAGGCGCTGGCGGCCAGGGTGCGGTCCGGCACGGTGGACACCTCACGGGCGCGGATAGCGCAGCTCGACGAGTACGTGGGCCTGCCCGCCGAGCATCCGGAGTCGTACCGGTCGGTGCTGCGGCGTGAGGTGCTGGAACCGCTCGCGATCGAGATGGACGCGTTCATGGGGCCCGACGGGACGGCCGAGGACGTCCCCGCCGCGTGCACGGCGTACGACCGGGCGCTGGCCGAGGCCGGCGGGGTGGACCTGCAGTTGCTGGGGATCGGGACGGACGGGCACATCGGCTTCAACGAGCCGTGCTCCTCACTCGCCTCGCGCACCCGGATCAAGACGCTGACTGAGCAGACGCGGATCGACAACGCGCGGTTCTTCGACGGCGACATCGACCAGGTGCCGCATCACGTCATCACCCAGGGCATCGGGACGATCCTCGAGGCCCGGCACCTGGTGCTGCTGGCGACGGGTGAGGGGAAGGCGGACGCGGTCGCGGCGACGGTGGAGGGACCGGTCGCGGCGGTGTGCCCGGCCTCGGCGCTGCAGTTGCACCCGCACGCCACCGTGGTGGTCGACGAGGCCGCCGCGTCCAAGCTGAAGCTGGCGGACTACTTCCGGCACACCTATGCGAACAAGCCGGAGTGGCAGGGTATGTAG
- a CDS encoding SIS domain-containing protein, whose amino-acid sequence MTATTPYPHDPHAPHSEVPGRIMAREMGQQPAVLRRILEKGVPAIRQVAQDIAARAPRFVLLTARGTSDNAALYAKYLLEIRLGLPCGLTSMSTTTAYGARPDLTDVLVVTVSQSGGSPDLVASTRAAREAGAITLAVTNHPDSALAGVSEYHIDILAGPEKALPATKTYTASLLALYLFVEGLRGGDGAPAKVLPDLAEHLLARHGEIRTLAARYRFAERMVITSRGYGYPTAKEAALKLMETSYIPALSYSGADLLHGPLAMVDNVSPVIAVVPDGKGGQALQPVLDRLRGRGADLVVIGPRSQVEVASAGFVLPTEEVAEEVQPILEIVPLQLLAHEVAIARGQDPDAPRALAKVTETH is encoded by the coding sequence ATGACCGCCACGACCCCGTACCCTCACGACCCCCACGCCCCCCACAGCGAGGTCCCCGGCCGGATCATGGCGCGTGAGATGGGCCAGCAGCCCGCGGTACTGCGCCGGATCCTGGAGAAAGGGGTTCCCGCCATCCGCCAGGTGGCCCAGGACATCGCCGCCCGCGCACCCCGCTTCGTCCTGCTGACCGCCCGCGGCACCTCCGACAACGCCGCCCTCTACGCCAAGTACCTCCTGGAAATCCGCCTCGGCCTGCCCTGCGGCCTCACCTCGATGTCCACCACCACGGCCTACGGCGCCCGCCCCGACCTCACCGACGTCCTCGTCGTCACCGTCAGCCAGTCCGGCGGTTCCCCCGACCTGGTCGCCTCCACCCGGGCCGCCCGCGAGGCCGGCGCGATCACCCTCGCGGTGACCAACCATCCCGACTCCGCGCTGGCCGGCGTCTCCGAGTACCACATCGACATCCTGGCCGGTCCGGAGAAGGCGCTCCCCGCGACGAAGACGTACACCGCCTCACTCCTCGCGCTCTACCTCTTCGTCGAGGGACTGCGCGGCGGCGACGGCGCTCCGGCGAAGGTGCTGCCCGACCTCGCCGAGCACCTGCTCGCCCGGCACGGCGAGATCCGCACCCTGGCCGCCCGCTACCGCTTCGCCGAGCGCATGGTGATCACCTCGCGCGGCTACGGCTACCCCACGGCCAAGGAGGCGGCCCTGAAGCTGATGGAGACCAGCTACATCCCCGCCCTCTCCTACTCCGGCGCCGACCTTCTGCACGGCCCGCTCGCCATGGTCGACAACGTCTCCCCGGTCATCGCGGTGGTCCCCGACGGCAAGGGCGGGCAGGCGCTCCAGCCCGTCCTCGACCGGTTGCGCGGCCGGGGCGCCGACCTGGTCGTCATCGGCCCCAGGAGCCAGGTCGAGGTCGCCTCCGCCGGTTTCGTCCTGCCCACCGAGGAGGTCGCCGAGGAGGTCCAGCCCATCCTGGAGATCGTCCCCCTGCAGTTGCTCGCCCACGAGGTCGCGATCGCCCGCGGCCAGGACCCGGACGCCCCCCGCGCCCTGGCGAAGGTGACGGAGACGCACTGA